One stretch of Candidatus Baltobacteraceae bacterium DNA includes these proteins:
- a CDS encoding DEAD/DEAH box helicase, with protein sequence MIEFDPIVRDWFAQRFGEPTEPQRLGWPEIRSGRDVLITAPTGSGKTLAAFLLCLDELVRRAQTPAGLPDQTLVLYVSPLRALTNDVRRNLETPLGELNALASERGIGLAPIRTAVRTGDTSESERAKMLRTPPHILVTTPESLFIFLTAERSRNLLRSVGTIIVDEIHALADDKRGSHLALTLARLDHLVMSSGGSKPQRIGLSATVKPLESVAEYLSPNATVIDIGHRRKMELAVEIPGDELGHVASNEMWDDVYDRICELIGANRTTLIFVPTRRMAERVTFALTKRLGPDVVLPHHGSLSRPARFVAEQRLKAGEIRAVVATASLELGIDIGTIDLVVQLGSPRSIATALQRIGRSGHWVGATPKGVLFALTRDELIECAALVRSIRIGEIDALCIPPQPLDILAQQIVAACATDEWNEDALFALVRRAYPYRDLSRAEFDEIVAMLADGIATSRGRSGAFLHHDRVNKIMRGRRGARLAAITSGGAIPDVASYAVIAEPDGTTIGSLDEDFAVESMAGDIFLLGTTSWRIKRVEQGVVRVEDAQGAPPSIPFWNGEGLGRTVELSREVSNLREEIARLSASDMTAAHAMLMEQCSLDEGGAAQAIAYVQAGKAILGVVPSQDTIVAERFFDEGGGMQLILHAPFGARINRAWGLALRKRFCRSFNLELQAAATDNGIVLSLSDSHAFPLDAVFEFLKTASAKEVLTQAMLPAPMFASRWRWNAMRALAILRFTGGRKVPPQLLRMRSEDLMAAVFPDQAACPENLDGPIRIPDHPLVRETIDNCLHEAMDLDGWVEILGRLERGELRTVAIDTPEPSAFCHEILNSNPYAYLDDAPLEERRARAVTLRRTMRTAVDGSDGVGILDPAAIAEVIGESWPVVRNADELHDALLSLIAVPPHAAWCAFYDELVAQRRAATLWFGERAFWTSAERLDIAQRIYPEANLDPIIDAVPSSRPLPETSEAAFAELIRGWLEVLGPVTIAELAAKFGRPDDVVEIAIAQLVGEGQVLPGRFRSQEEDEWCNRRLLARIHRMTLGKLRREIEPVTSAEFMRFLVRWQHVALGTRLHGVEGTLNVIRQLEGYEIPAIWWETQILPRRVAGYKPEFLDELCHTGEVMWGRLSAHPSVDAVDQEGRKKRIRPTRLAPIAFFLRERAEDLIVGGDGERAPLSGGAREVLAAIDRWRAPFFNDIVRETGRLPAEVEEALWELAAAGLVSADRFDALRSLIDSKRRLGEKGLRQRPRSAGGRWTRLPVLTGESHTLEAESAAHMLLARWGIIFRDIVAREINLPPWREILWQLRRMEAQGEIRGGRFVAGYVGEQFALPEALDAVRAVRRSAPSGEEITLAPSDPLNLIGVILPGSRGDAAAAGRVRLIDGVPAELAPSDVRWLPNATASA encoded by the coding sequence GTGATTGAGTTCGACCCGATCGTCCGCGACTGGTTCGCGCAGCGCTTCGGCGAGCCGACTGAGCCGCAGCGCTTAGGCTGGCCCGAGATTCGCTCTGGCCGCGATGTGCTCATCACGGCCCCGACCGGCTCAGGTAAGACGCTGGCTGCCTTCCTATTGTGCCTGGACGAGCTGGTGCGGCGCGCGCAGACGCCGGCCGGCCTCCCCGATCAGACCCTGGTCCTGTACGTTTCTCCCTTGCGCGCGCTGACCAACGACGTCCGCCGCAATCTCGAGACGCCGCTCGGCGAGCTGAATGCGCTTGCGAGCGAGCGAGGTATCGGGCTCGCGCCGATCCGCACCGCGGTACGCACCGGCGACACGAGCGAAAGCGAGCGCGCCAAGATGCTGCGCACGCCGCCACATATCTTGGTGACGACGCCGGAATCGTTGTTCATCTTCTTGACGGCCGAACGTTCGCGCAATCTGCTGCGCTCCGTCGGAACGATCATCGTCGACGAAATTCACGCGCTCGCCGACGACAAGCGTGGCTCGCATCTCGCACTGACATTGGCCCGTCTCGATCATCTCGTCATGTCGAGCGGCGGAAGTAAACCACAGCGCATCGGGCTCTCTGCGACGGTAAAGCCGCTCGAGAGCGTGGCTGAATATCTCAGCCCGAATGCGACCGTCATCGATATCGGTCACCGCCGCAAGATGGAGCTCGCAGTCGAGATTCCGGGCGACGAGCTCGGCCATGTCGCGAGCAACGAGATGTGGGACGACGTCTACGATCGCATCTGCGAGCTGATCGGGGCCAATCGCACGACGCTCATCTTCGTTCCGACGCGGCGCATGGCCGAGCGGGTCACCTTCGCGCTTACGAAGCGTCTCGGGCCGGATGTCGTCTTGCCGCATCACGGCAGTCTTTCGCGACCGGCACGTTTCGTCGCCGAGCAGCGTCTGAAGGCCGGAGAGATTCGGGCAGTCGTTGCAACGGCGTCGCTCGAGCTCGGCATCGACATCGGAACGATCGATCTCGTCGTTCAGCTCGGCTCGCCGCGCTCGATCGCGACCGCACTGCAACGCATCGGACGTTCCGGTCACTGGGTCGGCGCAACACCGAAGGGCGTACTCTTCGCCCTCACGCGCGATGAGCTGATCGAATGTGCAGCGCTCGTGCGCTCGATTCGCATCGGTGAGATCGATGCGCTGTGCATTCCACCGCAGCCGCTCGACATTCTCGCCCAGCAAATCGTTGCTGCGTGTGCAACCGACGAATGGAACGAAGACGCGCTTTTCGCGCTCGTTCGCAGAGCTTATCCGTACCGCGATCTTTCGCGGGCAGAGTTCGACGAGATCGTCGCGATGCTGGCCGACGGCATTGCGACGTCGCGCGGCCGCAGCGGCGCATTCCTCCATCACGACCGCGTCAACAAGATCATGCGCGGACGGCGCGGTGCGCGACTTGCCGCCATCACGTCCGGCGGCGCCATCCCCGACGTTGCATCCTACGCGGTGATCGCCGAGCCCGACGGCACGACGATCGGCTCGCTCGATGAAGATTTCGCCGTCGAGAGCATGGCCGGTGACATCTTCCTGTTAGGGACGACGTCGTGGCGGATCAAGCGTGTCGAACAGGGTGTCGTGCGCGTCGAGGACGCGCAAGGCGCGCCCCCGTCGATTCCGTTCTGGAACGGTGAGGGTTTAGGACGCACGGTCGAGCTTTCGCGTGAAGTCTCGAATTTGCGCGAAGAGATTGCGCGGCTGTCGGCAAGCGACATGACGGCGGCGCACGCGATGCTGATGGAACAGTGCTCGCTCGATGAAGGCGGCGCGGCGCAAGCGATTGCGTACGTGCAAGCCGGCAAAGCGATTCTTGGCGTCGTTCCATCCCAAGACACGATCGTCGCCGAGCGATTCTTCGATGAAGGCGGCGGGATGCAGTTGATCCTGCACGCTCCGTTCGGAGCGCGGATCAACCGCGCATGGGGACTCGCGCTACGCAAGCGCTTCTGCCGTTCGTTCAATCTCGAGTTGCAGGCGGCTGCGACCGACAACGGTATCGTTCTCTCACTCAGCGACTCGCACGCCTTCCCGCTCGATGCCGTCTTCGAATTTCTCAAGACGGCGAGTGCGAAGGAAGTGCTGACGCAAGCAATGTTGCCCGCGCCGATGTTCGCGTCACGCTGGCGATGGAACGCGATGCGTGCGCTTGCGATTCTGCGATTCACGGGCGGACGCAAGGTGCCGCCGCAGCTGCTGCGCATGCGCTCGGAAGACCTGATGGCGGCGGTGTTCCCGGATCAGGCCGCATGTCCGGAAAATCTCGACGGACCGATTCGCATCCCGGATCATCCGCTGGTCCGCGAAACGATCGACAACTGTTTGCACGAAGCGATGGATCTCGACGGTTGGGTTGAGATTCTCGGCCGGCTCGAACGTGGCGAGCTACGCACGGTTGCGATCGACACTCCCGAGCCCTCGGCGTTCTGTCACGAGATTCTCAATTCGAATCCGTACGCATATCTCGACGATGCACCACTCGAGGAACGTCGCGCCCGCGCCGTCACCCTGCGCCGCACCATGCGTACGGCAGTTGACGGCAGCGACGGCGTCGGCATCCTCGACCCGGCTGCAATCGCCGAAGTCATTGGGGAATCGTGGCCGGTCGTCCGCAACGCCGACGAGCTGCACGACGCACTGCTCTCACTGATCGCGGTTCCGCCGCACGCTGCGTGGTGCGCGTTCTACGACGAACTGGTCGCGCAGCGGCGCGCAGCAACGCTGTGGTTCGGCGAGCGCGCGTTCTGGACGAGCGCGGAACGCCTCGACATCGCACAGCGCATCTATCCAGAAGCCAACCTCGATCCGATAATCGACGCCGTGCCGTCGTCGCGTCCGCTTCCCGAAACGAGCGAAGCGGCGTTTGCGGAACTCATTCGCGGCTGGCTCGAAGTACTCGGACCAGTCACGATCGCAGAGCTTGCGGCAAAATTCGGTCGTCCGGACGACGTCGTCGAGATTGCGATCGCACAGCTCGTCGGCGAAGGTCAGGTTCTGCCCGGACGCTTTAGATCACAGGAAGAAGACGAGTGGTGCAATCGGCGGCTGCTCGCGCGCATCCATCGGATGACGCTCGGCAAGCTGCGGCGCGAAATTGAACCGGTGACGTCGGCCGAGTTCATGCGCTTTCTCGTGCGTTGGCAACACGTTGCGCTGGGGACACGCCTGCACGGCGTCGAGGGGACGCTGAACGTCATCCGGCAGCTGGAAGGCTACGAGATTCCGGCAATCTGGTGGGAGACGCAAATTTTGCCGCGCCGCGTCGCCGGCTACAAACCGGAATTCTTGGACGAACTTTGTCACACGGGCGAGGTGATGTGGGGACGGCTCTCCGCGCATCCCTCTGTCGACGCCGTCGATCAGGAAGGACGCAAGAAGCGCATCCGTCCAACGCGACTTGCGCCGATTGCATTTTTCTTGCGCGAACGTGCCGAAGACCTGATCGTCGGCGGCGACGGTGAACGCGCACCGCTTTCGGGAGGCGCACGCGAAGTGCTAGCCGCGATCGACCGCTGGCGCGCACCGTTCTTCAACGATATCGTTCGCGAAACGGGACGTCTGCCGGCTGAAGTCGAGGAAGCGCTCTGGGAGCTTGCAGCTGCGGGACTCGTCAGCGCCGATCGCTTCGATGCGTTGCGTTCACTGATCGACAGCAAACGCCGTCTCGGCGAAAAGGGCTTACGTCAACGGCCGCGTTCTGCGGGCGGACGCTGGACGCGGCTGCCGGTCCTCACCGGCGAATCGCATACGCTCGAAGCCGAAAGCGCTGCGCACATGCTGCTCGCGCGCTGGGGGATCATCTTCCGCGACATCGTGGCGCGCGAGATCAACTTGCCGCCGTGGCGCGAGATCCTCTGGCAGCTACGGCGCATGGAAGCGCAAGGCGAGATCCGCGGCGGACGATTCGTCGCAGGCTACGTCGGCGAACAGTTCGCACTGCCCGAAGCGCTCGATGCGGTCCGCGCGGTTCGTCGCAGCGCGCCGAGCGGCGAAGAGATCACGCTCGCACCGAGCGATCCGCTGAATTTGATCGGCGTGATTCTCCCAGGCTCACGCGGCGACGCTGCTGCAGCGGGCCGCGTTCGTTTGATCGACGGCGTTCCAGCCGAGCTCGCACCCAGCGACGTCCGCTGGCTGCCGAACGCCACTGCATCAGCCTAG
- a CDS encoding peroxiredoxin, with translation MSTTIAASMPRLGDTAPDFEADTTQGKIRFHDWIGDSWAILFSHPKDFTPVCTTELGYVGKLLPEFKKRNVKVIGLSVDPVDSHSGWVKDIEETQNTKVDYPIIADPERKVAGMYGMMHPAHDEVFTVRTVFVIDPKKKVRLMITYPQTCGRNFDEILRVIDSLQLTDKHSVATPVNWKQGDDVIITTAISNEDADKRFPGYRTIKPYLRMTPQPK, from the coding sequence ATGAGTACCACGATCGCGGCCTCGATGCCGCGGCTCGGCGACACCGCGCCGGATTTCGAAGCGGATACCACGCAAGGTAAGATTCGCTTTCACGATTGGATCGGCGACAGTTGGGCGATCCTATTCTCACATCCGAAAGATTTCACGCCGGTCTGTACCACCGAACTCGGCTACGTTGGCAAACTGCTCCCGGAGTTCAAGAAGCGCAACGTCAAAGTGATCGGTCTGTCGGTCGATCCCGTCGATTCGCACAGCGGCTGGGTGAAAGACATCGAAGAAACGCAAAACACAAAAGTCGATTATCCAATCATTGCGGATCCGGAGCGCAAAGTCGCCGGCATGTACGGCATGATGCATCCTGCGCACGATGAGGTGTTCACGGTTCGGACGGTTTTCGTGATCGATCCGAAAAAGAAAGTTCGGCTCATGATCACGTATCCGCAAACGTGCGGACGCAATTTCGATGAGATACTGCGCGTGATTGATTCGCTTCAGCTCACCGACAAACACTCGGTCGCAACGCCGGTGAATTGGAAGCAAGGCGACGACGTCATCATCACAACGGCCATCAGCAACGAAGATGCGGACAAACGCTTCCCGGGCTACCGGACCATCAAGCCGTACCTACGGATGACGCCCCAGCCCAAGTAG
- a CDS encoding serine hydrolase has protein sequence MAVTPAPKLDYDAALAYAERHKLHALVVARGGKVSFECYGPMYASDRPHAIYSGTKSFWGITAAAAQEDGLLRLDEQVARTIPEWEENPRKELVTIRDLLNLTAGFGFGGLGNAVPGAAAAIALPLQTMPGATFTYGGIALQIFGEVLRRKLAPRTIEPHDYLRERILDPIGLEIQAWRKLKDGTHPLPTGASLGPLEWLKFGQFLLGRGTYKGKNILSEASVTACFEGSRANPRYGLGFWLTPFPDVPGIVYASGSGGQALYVLFAFDTVVVHFGQSNSWKHETFLKKLLSRS, from the coding sequence ATGGCCGTCACACCGGCTCCCAAGCTCGACTACGATGCGGCGCTCGCATATGCGGAACGGCACAAGCTGCACGCGCTCGTCGTCGCGCGCGGCGGCAAGGTCAGCTTCGAGTGTTACGGGCCGATGTACGCGTCGGATCGTCCTCACGCGATCTACAGCGGGACGAAAAGCTTCTGGGGAATCACAGCGGCGGCAGCCCAGGAAGACGGTTTGCTGCGCCTCGACGAGCAAGTTGCGCGAACGATTCCCGAGTGGGAAGAGAATCCGCGCAAAGAGCTCGTGACAATACGCGATTTGCTGAATCTCACGGCCGGATTCGGATTCGGCGGATTGGGCAACGCGGTCCCCGGGGCTGCGGCAGCGATAGCATTGCCGCTGCAAACGATGCCGGGCGCTACGTTTACATACGGCGGAATCGCTCTGCAGATCTTCGGTGAAGTGCTGCGCCGCAAACTTGCACCACGCACTATCGAGCCGCACGACTATTTGCGCGAACGTATTCTCGACCCGATCGGCCTCGAGATCCAGGCGTGGCGCAAGCTCAAAGACGGAACGCATCCGCTCCCGACCGGGGCGTCGCTCGGGCCGCTCGAATGGCTCAAGTTCGGGCAATTCTTGCTGGGGCGCGGCACCTATAAAGGAAAGAACATTCTAAGCGAAGCCTCCGTCACGGCGTGTTTCGAAGGCTCGCGCGCGAACCCGCGCTACGGACTCGGTTTTTGGCTCACTCCGTTTCCCGACGTTCCGGGGATCGTTTACGCCAGCGGATCAGGCGGGCAGGCGCTTTACGTTTTGTTTGCCTTTGACACAGTCGTCGTGCATTTCGGCCAGAGCAACTCGTGGAAGCACGAAACCTTCCTCAAAAAGTTACTGTCGCGGTCATAA
- a CDS encoding fumarylacetoacetate hydrolase family protein yields MSYRVGGGSWRAGAERDGSVIDIAGEGNLSVKALLAGGKAALDAAATREKSSKPVSGNVEIGPVIPDPDKVICIGLNYRKHAEETGQPLPTVPTMFPKYRNSLIANGAQIVLPRNNPGNVDYENELTIVIGKSCKYVTEAEALEYVAGYTIMNDVSARDLQMQTSQWGAGKAVDTFAPLGPALVPASEIGNPQKLAIKTRLNGRVVQDSNTSDMVFSCAQIIAFLSNFMTLEPGDVIATGTPEGVGFKRQPPLFLKDGDIIELEIEKLGILQNPVVSKVPATV; encoded by the coding sequence GTGAGTTATCGAGTAGGCGGCGGCTCCTGGCGCGCCGGCGCGGAGCGCGATGGTTCGGTTATCGACATCGCCGGTGAGGGCAATCTTTCGGTCAAGGCGTTGCTTGCCGGTGGAAAGGCTGCGCTCGACGCGGCGGCCACGCGCGAGAAAAGCAGTAAGCCTGTCAGCGGAAACGTCGAGATCGGCCCCGTCATTCCTGATCCCGACAAAGTTATTTGCATCGGGTTGAACTACCGCAAGCACGCCGAAGAAACGGGACAACCGCTTCCCACAGTCCCGACGATGTTCCCGAAATATCGCAATTCGCTCATTGCGAACGGCGCGCAGATCGTGTTGCCGCGCAACAATCCGGGCAACGTCGATTACGAGAACGAGCTAACGATCGTGATCGGCAAGAGCTGCAAGTACGTGACCGAAGCCGAAGCGCTCGAGTATGTTGCCGGTTATACGATCATGAACGACGTCAGCGCGCGCGATCTGCAAATGCAGACGAGTCAATGGGGCGCCGGCAAAGCGGTCGACACGTTCGCACCGCTCGGACCTGCGCTCGTTCCGGCATCCGAGATCGGCAATCCGCAGAAGCTTGCGATCAAAACGCGGCTCAACGGACGTGTCGTGCAAGATTCCAATACCTCGGACATGGTGTTTAGCTGCGCGCAAATCATCGCGTTTCTGAGCAACTTCATGACGCTCGAACCGGGTGACGTTATTGCGACGGGGACGCCGGAAGGCGTCGGCTTCAAGCGCCAACCGCCGCTCTTTCTCAAAGATGGCGACATCATCGAACTCGAGATCGAGAAGCTCGGCATCCTGCAAAATCCTGTCGTTTCAAAGGTGCCCGCAACGGTCTAA
- the pfp gene encoding diphosphate--fructose-6-phosphate 1-phosphotransferase produces MNDDTLAILVGGGPAPGINGVIASATIEAINSGLRVIGLYDGYLHIAHGDISHVRELTIENVSRLHFTGGSYLRTSRTNPAKDDATLQRCIRSLFELGVRYVIAIGGDDTTYGAARIAAQTKGRLGIVTVPKTIDNDLPLPDNAPTFGFETARTVGTGILENLMEDARTASRWYLAVTMGRKSGALALGICKAAGATLAVIPEEFGSEILFDDVVDTICGSIIKRKQLGADHGVAVIAEGIAERMDIQKLESEHVTRDAYGHTRLADIPLGMMLRDAVRDRLSQLGLDNTVVTKDIGYELRCAKPVPFDVEYTRTLGYGAVRHLLAGGSGALIALSGGHMVPVTLEELTDPNTGRIRVRLVDVTTESYEVARKYMIRLEPSDLEEPRLSRLAVQTSLSPQEFASRFGRVVGEPAPAR; encoded by the coding sequence ATGAACGACGACACGCTTGCGATTCTGGTCGGAGGGGGACCGGCACCGGGTATCAATGGCGTCATTGCTTCGGCGACGATCGAAGCGATCAATAGCGGTTTGCGTGTCATCGGCTTATACGACGGTTACCTGCACATTGCGCACGGTGATATCTCCCACGTCCGCGAGCTGACAATCGAAAACGTCTCGCGGCTTCATTTTACCGGCGGCTCGTATCTGCGCACGTCGCGAACGAACCCAGCCAAAGACGACGCGACGCTGCAGCGCTGTATTCGCTCGCTCTTCGAGCTTGGCGTCCGCTATGTCATCGCAATCGGCGGCGACGACACGACGTACGGCGCCGCGCGAATTGCAGCGCAGACGAAGGGCCGCCTCGGAATCGTAACGGTCCCGAAGACGATCGACAACGATCTGCCGCTTCCAGACAACGCGCCGACGTTCGGGTTCGAAACGGCGCGCACGGTCGGAACCGGCATCCTCGAAAATTTGATGGAAGATGCGCGGACCGCATCGCGCTGGTATTTGGCCGTCACGATGGGACGCAAGTCGGGTGCGCTCGCACTTGGAATCTGCAAGGCCGCGGGCGCGACGCTCGCTGTGATTCCAGAAGAGTTCGGGAGTGAGATTCTTTTCGACGATGTCGTCGATACGATATGCGGCTCGATCATCAAACGCAAACAGCTTGGCGCCGATCACGGCGTCGCGGTGATCGCCGAAGGGATCGCCGAGCGCATGGACATTCAGAAGCTCGAGTCCGAACACGTTACGCGCGATGCATACGGTCACACACGCCTCGCCGACATCCCGCTCGGCATGATGCTGCGCGATGCCGTCCGCGATCGGCTCTCGCAGCTGGGTCTCGACAACACGGTCGTCACGAAGGACATCGGTTACGAGCTGCGCTGCGCAAAGCCGGTGCCGTTCGACGTCGAGTACACGCGCACGCTCGGCTACGGCGCGGTACGGCATCTGTTAGCCGGCGGCAGTGGTGCATTGATCGCGCTTTCGGGCGGACACATGGTTCCGGTAACGCTTGAGGAGCTGACCGACCCTAATACCGGTCGCATACGGGTCCGGCTGGTCGACGTCACGACCGAATCGTACGAGGTCGCGCGCAAATACATGATCCGCCTCGAGCCGAGCGATCTTGAAGAGCCACGGCTATCGCGCCTTGCCGTTCAGACCTCGCTCTCACCGCAGGAGTTCGCGAGCCGGTTCGGCAGAGTCGTCGGGGAGCCGGCACCGGCTCGATAG
- a CDS encoding DUF4337 family protein, which yields MGEYKDVVADAVEHHDRHGVSRITPIAAAVIAVMAALVTLLVHQRSNQALTAKNNAILAFTHASDAYGYYQAKSIKEDVYTVALTTSAHPTAALRKVVQHEHQSKATVLAQARDYEQQADAYDSKSERFVHSYEILEISATFLEVAIVILSISTIAGTIILPVIASVSTLVGVGFAIAGIPV from the coding sequence TTGGGCGAATACAAGGACGTCGTCGCGGACGCGGTCGAGCACCACGATAGGCACGGCGTCTCGCGGATTACGCCGATTGCCGCTGCGGTTATCGCCGTGATGGCGGCGCTCGTTACGCTGCTCGTCCATCAGCGTTCGAATCAAGCGCTTACCGCCAAGAACAATGCGATCTTGGCGTTCACGCACGCGAGCGACGCGTACGGTTACTATCAAGCGAAATCGATCAAAGAAGATGTTTACACCGTCGCGCTCACGACGAGCGCGCACCCAACGGCGGCGTTGCGCAAAGTCGTCCAGCACGAGCATCAATCTAAAGCAACGGTGCTTGCCCAAGCGCGAGACTACGAGCAACAAGCCGACGCCTATGATTCCAAGAGCGAGCGCTTCGTGCACTCGTACGAAATACTGGAGATCTCCGCCACGTTTCTTGAAGTCGCAATCGTGATTCTCTCGATCTCCACGATTGCCGGCACGATCATTCTTCCGGTGATCGCCTCGGTGTCGACCCTCGTCGGCGTCGGCTTTGCGATCGCCGGCATACCAGTTTAG
- a CDS encoding amidohydrolase family protein translates to MYDLIIKDARVVDGTGRAEYRADVGVEGDRIAQIGAITGPAREVIDADDRVLSPGFVDVHTHYDAQITWDPGASPSPSLGATTVVMGNCGFTIAPAPPALRSLIARNLAVVEGMSLKALEHGIDWSFESIPEYLAMLRSKGFVPNVAVFAGHSTLRTAVMGEAASQRAANDDELAEMRALLSEALDAGVIGLASTQSHSHFGDGGAPMPSRLADEREFRTLIGTLGEVGRGVFMITGGPGTSGEFLEEMAATTRRPVIWAAALHSTADPERCYGLLRRCTEATDRGHPMYAQVSCQPLTMEFTLCNAYPFGSYELWSELRGGKPEIVRRKVSDPQFRATLRDAFAQRQRGKLFYGDWNRVWISAVAETRNGSVEGFTVAEVAESQRKDPLDVFFDLALDENLATMYSAHVLNYDEDAVEQLLKDDVSIIALSDAGAHLTFLCDAGYGLHLLGHWVRERKSLTLEDAIRRITSWPADIYGIRDRGRIAVGAHADLLLFDPETIGVSRPRRVHDLPGGDSRLIRDGRGIAGVWVNGTRVVTDNVPIHNGQRPGLLLDNFAKTAAI, encoded by the coding sequence ATGTACGATCTAATTATCAAAGATGCACGCGTCGTCGACGGTACCGGCCGAGCGGAATATCGTGCAGACGTCGGGGTCGAAGGCGATCGCATTGCCCAGATCGGTGCGATCACCGGGCCGGCGCGCGAAGTGATCGACGCGGATGACCGCGTCCTCTCACCGGGGTTTGTCGATGTGCACACGCACTACGACGCGCAGATTACGTGGGATCCGGGTGCATCGCCGTCGCCGTCGCTCGGCGCGACGACGGTCGTGATGGGAAACTGCGGCTTTACGATTGCTCCCGCACCGCCGGCGCTGCGTTCGCTGATCGCACGCAATCTTGCCGTTGTCGAAGGCATGTCGCTCAAAGCACTCGAGCACGGGATCGATTGGAGCTTCGAGAGCATACCGGAATATTTAGCGATGCTGCGCAGCAAAGGCTTCGTTCCAAACGTGGCCGTGTTCGCCGGTCACTCGACGCTGCGCACTGCGGTGATGGGAGAAGCTGCTTCGCAGCGCGCCGCAAACGATGACGAGCTCGCAGAGATGCGCGCGTTGCTCAGTGAAGCGCTCGACGCCGGGGTGATCGGTCTCGCTTCGACCCAAAGTCATAGCCATTTCGGCGATGGCGGCGCGCCGATGCCGTCGCGCCTGGCCGACGAACGTGAATTTCGAACGCTCATCGGCACGCTTGGCGAAGTTGGGCGCGGCGTTTTCATGATTACCGGCGGTCCGGGCACGTCGGGAGAATTTCTGGAAGAGATGGCGGCAACGACGCGCCGTCCGGTGATTTGGGCCGCAGCTTTGCACAGCACCGCCGATCCCGAACGTTGCTACGGCCTCCTGCGCCGCTGCACCGAGGCAACGGACCGCGGCCATCCGATGTACGCGCAAGTCTCGTGCCAGCCGTTGACCATGGAGTTCACGCTCTGCAATGCGTATCCGTTCGGAAGTTACGAATTGTGGAGCGAGCTGCGCGGCGGTAAACCCGAAATCGTTCGCCGGAAAGTCTCCGACCCGCAATTTCGCGCGACACTACGTGACGCATTCGCGCAGCGGCAGCGCGGGAAACTCTTCTATGGGGATTGGAATCGCGTTTGGATCTCAGCGGTCGCCGAGACGCGCAATGGTTCGGTCGAGGGTTTCACGGTCGCTGAGGTTGCGGAGAGCCAGCGCAAAGATCCGCTCGATGTCTTTTTCGATTTGGCGCTGGACGAGAACTTGGCAACGATGTACTCGGCGCACGTGCTCAATTACGATGAAGACGCAGTCGAGCAGCTTCTCAAGGACGATGTCAGCATCATCGCGCTCTCGGATGCGGGCGCGCACCTTACATTCCTCTGCGATGCGGGTTACGGACTGCACTTGCTGGGTCACTGGGTGCGCGAGCGGAAGAGCTTAACGCTCGAAGATGCAATCCGGCGCATCACGTCGTGGCCGGCTGACATTTATGGAATTCGGGATCGCGGACGGATCGCGGTCGGCGCGCACGCGGATCTCTTGCTCTTCGACCCGGAGACGATCGGCGTCTCACGCCCGCGCCGCGTACACGATCTTCCGGGTGGTGACAGCCGTCTGATTCGCGATGGCCGCGGTATCGCAGGCGTGTGGGTGAACGGAACGCGTGTCGTCACCGACAACGTCCCGATACACAACGGTCAGCGTCCGGGCTTGTTGCTCGACAACTTCGCGAAGACGGCGGCTATCTAG